The Thermodesulfovibrio thiophilus DSM 17215 genome contains a region encoding:
- a CDS encoding small ribosomal subunit Rsm22 family protein — MTNQDFLKGYLIYFVPVSLAKIYSIMKEFFWHPSMFHKKHLKIIDIGCGPSPSVVSFFKLWQNRIISSDNIQYIGVELEEKAIELGEKIIQALKPQDLSIEYRFLKTDASDLKTYIKLKELNPDIMIFSNSIGEILDDKGIIDEDFINFIKYFSFNNEKFTLVLIEPGTKKSASRLQMLRDKLIKELNFYSYSPCLNNLPCPALQAKNWCYEERKWSAPSYLSFLSAKGLQVNYLKFSYIILTKDGINIKDTFEADEIVIKNTSHLLNEKGKSKLWGCWDGKLVHIERLKRDYIEHDPWLKIKKGTYFSIDRLETLSNNKIRIPANAKITILYSPYEDL, encoded by the coding sequence ATGACAAACCAGGATTTTTTGAAGGGATATCTTATTTATTTTGTTCCTGTGAGTTTGGCTAAAATATACAGCATTATGAAAGAGTTTTTTTGGCATCCTTCAATGTTTCACAAAAAACATTTGAAAATAATAGATATAGGTTGTGGACCTTCTCCCTCAGTTGTGTCATTTTTTAAACTATGGCAGAACAGGATAATTTCTTCAGACAATATTCAATACATTGGAGTTGAGCTTGAAGAAAAAGCAATAGAGCTTGGGGAAAAAATTATTCAGGCATTGAAGCCTCAAGATTTATCTATTGAATATAGATTTTTAAAAACAGATGCATCAGATTTAAAAACATATATTAAGCTGAAAGAGCTAAACCCTGATATTATGATTTTTTCAAATTCCATTGGAGAAATATTAGATGATAAAGGGATTATAGACGAGGATTTTATAAATTTTATAAAATATTTTAGTTTTAACAATGAAAAATTTACACTAGTTCTTATAGAGCCAGGAACCAAAAAATCAGCTTCCAGACTTCAAATGCTCAGAGATAAATTGATAAAAGAACTTAACTTTTATTCATACAGCCCATGTCTGAATAATCTGCCATGCCCAGCTTTACAGGCAAAAAACTGGTGCTATGAAGAAAGAAAATGGAGTGCTCCCTCATATTTATCTTTCCTTAGTGCTAAAGGATTACAGGTAAATTATCTAAAATTTAGCTATATAATTTTAACAAAAGATGGAATAAACATTAAAGATACTTTTGAAGCAGATGAAATTGTTATAAAAAATACTAGCCATCTGTTAAATGAAAAGGGTAAAAGTAAACTTTGGGGATGCTGGGATGGAAAACTTGTCCATATTGAACGACTGAAGCGTGATTATATAGAGCATGATCCTTGGCTTAAAATAAAGAAGGGAACATATTTTAGTATTGATAGATTAGAAACTCTATCAAATAACAAAATAAGAATTCCCGCTAATGCGAAAATTACAATTCTCTATAGCCCATATGAAGATCTATAA
- a CDS encoding GYD domain-containing protein has protein sequence MPYYVILSTLTDEGRETLKEKPERVLEVNREIEKMGVKIIQQYAVLGPYDFVNIVEASDNITVMKMSVELGSRGTIQLMTMPAIEIETFIKNLKG, from the coding sequence ATGCCTTACTATGTTATTTTAAGTACACTCACAGATGAAGGCAGAGAAACATTAAAAGAAAAACCAGAAAGAGTTCTTGAGGTTAACAGAGAAATTGAAAAAATGGGTGTAAAAATAATCCAACAATATGCGGTTCTTGGTCCTTATGACTTTGTAAACATTGTAGAAGCTTCTGATAATATAACAGTTATGAAGATGTCCGTAGAGCTTGGTTCTAGAGGAACAATTCAGTTAATGACAATGCCTGCTATTGAGATAGAAACATTTATCAAAAATCTAAAAGGCTGA
- the cutA gene encoding divalent-cation tolerance protein CutA: MDYIVVFITTPSEDEAAKIAKTLVEEKLAGCVNIVKNVRSIYSWQGNIEDETEVLMIVKTRNELFEELANRVNSIHSYTVPEIIGMKITKGSESYLKWIEEVTWR; this comes from the coding sequence ATGGATTATATCGTAGTTTTTATAACGACACCCAGCGAGGATGAAGCAGCAAAAATAGCGAAAACTTTAGTTGAAGAGAAACTTGCAGGATGCGTTAATATTGTGAAAAATGTTCGTTCTATATATTCATGGCAGGGCAATATTGAAGACGAAACCGAGGTATTAATGATTGTAAAAACAAGGAATGAACTCTTTGAAGAGCTTGCAAATAGAGTAAACTCAATTCATTCATATACAGTACCAGAAATTATTGGAATGAAAATTACTAAAGGTTCTGAAAGCTATTTAAAATGGATTGAAGAGGTTACCTGGAGATGA
- the hisD gene encoding histidinol dehydrogenase, with translation MQIIKNKEELQKFFKKLRKRMPSYQGIDEKVRKILNDISKKGDKAVIKYTKLFDKHELPLKIQPQEIEANAKKVSKDIISALNFAKERIKKFHEHQLEQSWQYEEKDIVLGQIIRPIERIGAYVPGGKASYPSTVLMNVIPAQVAGVKEISVCVPTPQGEINSVVCAALHLLNIKEVYRIGGAQAIGAMAYGTETVKKVDKIIGPGNIYVATAKKIVFGEVDIDMIAGPSEILIIADRTAHANFIAADMLSQAEHDEMACSILITTQEELVEEVKKEIKKQLQLLPKSEIANRALKNYGAIIIVKSLKEAAEIANIIAPEHLEVMAENPEKLIPFLKNAGAIFLGHYSTEPIGDYIAGPNHTLPTSGTAKFFSPLGVYDFLKRSSLIKVKQKGFNTLAPYVEKLATIEGLQAHANTVKVRKSSI, from the coding sequence ATGCAAATTATAAAAAATAAAGAAGAACTTCAAAAATTCTTTAAAAAACTTCGAAAAAGAATGCCGTCATATCAGGGAATTGATGAAAAAGTAAGAAAAATTCTTAATGATATCTCTAAAAAAGGAGATAAAGCTGTAATAAAGTATACCAAACTCTTTGATAAACACGAGTTGCCATTAAAAATCCAGCCTCAAGAAATTGAGGCAAATGCAAAAAAAGTTTCTAAAGATATTATCAGTGCTCTGAATTTTGCAAAAGAGAGAATAAAAAAATTCCATGAACATCAGCTTGAGCAATCATGGCAGTATGAAGAAAAGGACATTGTTCTTGGACAGATTATAAGACCTATTGAACGAATTGGTGCTTATGTTCCAGGTGGCAAAGCATCATACCCATCAACAGTCCTTATGAATGTAATTCCAGCTCAGGTGGCAGGAGTCAAAGAAATCTCAGTATGTGTTCCAACGCCTCAAGGAGAAATAAATTCTGTAGTATGTGCAGCACTTCATCTCCTTAATATAAAAGAAGTTTACAGAATTGGAGGAGCTCAGGCAATTGGAGCCATGGCTTATGGTACAGAGACAGTTAAAAAGGTTGATAAAATCATAGGACCAGGCAATATATATGTTGCCACTGCCAAAAAAATAGTATTTGGCGAAGTCGACATTGATATGATAGCAGGACCAAGTGAAATATTGATAATTGCAGATAGAACTGCCCATGCTAATTTCATAGCAGCTGATATGCTCAGTCAGGCAGAACACGATGAAATGGCATGTAGCATTCTCATAACCACTCAGGAAGAGTTAGTTGAAGAAGTTAAAAAAGAAATAAAAAAACAGCTTCAATTACTTCCAAAATCTGAGATTGCTAACAGAGCTTTAAAAAATTATGGTGCTATCATTATAGTTAAATCATTAAAAGAAGCAGCAGAAATTGCAAATATTATAGCTCCAGAACACCTTGAAGTGATGGCTGAAAATCCAGAAAAACTTATTCCATTTCTGAAAAATGCTGGTGCAATATTTCTCGGACATTACTCAACTGAACCAATTGGAGACTATATAGCAGGTCCAAATCATACGCTGCCAACATCTGGAACAGCAAAATTTTTCTCACCACTAGGAGTTTATGACTTTCTTAAAAGAAGCTCTCTGATAAAAGTAAAGCAAAAAGGATTTAATACACTCGCTCCTTATGTTGAAAAGCTCGCTACAATTGAAGGGTTGCAGGCTCATGCAAATACAGTAAAGGTAAGGAAATCTTCTATTTAA
- a CDS encoding putative sulfate exporter family transporter, whose translation MEEVKKGISEDWLSFWLAIIIFLISLLSYAGIDPLGWVVSTKVWTDPSKAMAPTGKVYQSVKGEITKIDGNKITIKKPDGKEEAITVADPTKYKVGDTYEKKGLSGFASLVLTYIALAIIFSIAAVFMRANIVKFNLGFFFIFWLSYLCWFIGHYAYFAATDAKKFNIPWSLKLTGEGGFIFALLLGLIVGNFFRGFAKFMGEALKPEFYIKTAIGLMGALLGLKSAQAFGLASAVLFRGLCAIIEAYLIYWALVYWIARKWFKFSKEWAAPLASGISICGVSAAIATGGAIKARPVVPIMVSSLVVIFAVVELILLPFFAQAFLWKEPMVAGAWMGLAVKTDGAAFASGAVVDALVIAKAETAAGIKYEPGWLLMAASTTKLFIDIFISIWAFILAYIWCAKIECKPGEKVSGGEIWRRFPKFVIAYAVTFIVILLISMQHAPKIAPVEANIKKIDKEIVSIEKQLATVTDPAQQAAIAAKIEEKKTQKKDLEASIKDSKKIVAQTSTATSGTNALRVLFFLMTFFTIGVISDFRKLWEEGIGKLALVYLICLFGFILWIGLLISYIFFHGVKPPVITG comes from the coding sequence ATGGAAGAAGTAAAAAAGGGTATTAGTGAAGATTGGCTGTCGTTCTGGTTGGCTATTATTATCTTTTTGATTTCTCTTTTATCCTACGCCGGCATTGATCCTCTTGGTTGGGTTGTAAGTACAAAAGTATGGACAGACCCAAGTAAGGCAATGGCTCCAACAGGAAAGGTTTACCAGTCTGTAAAAGGTGAGATTACAAAAATCGATGGTAATAAGATCACTATAAAAAAACCTGATGGAAAAGAGGAAGCCATCACTGTCGCTGATCCAACAAAGTATAAAGTTGGAGATACTTATGAAAAGAAAGGACTTTCAGGCTTTGCATCGTTGGTGCTTACCTATATTGCCCTAGCTATCATCTTTTCAATTGCTGCAGTATTTATGCGAGCTAATATTGTTAAATTCAATCTGGGGTTCTTCTTCATTTTCTGGTTAAGCTATTTATGCTGGTTTATAGGACATTATGCATACTTTGCTGCAACAGATGCAAAAAAATTCAATATTCCATGGTCACTTAAGCTTACAGGTGAGGGTGGATTTATTTTTGCTCTTTTACTTGGTTTAATAGTTGGAAACTTCTTCAGAGGCTTTGCTAAATTTATGGGAGAAGCATTAAAACCTGAGTTTTACATTAAAACAGCAATAGGATTAATGGGTGCTTTGCTTGGATTAAAATCAGCACAGGCATTTGGACTTGCCTCTGCAGTTTTATTCAGAGGACTCTGTGCTATTATTGAAGCATATCTTATCTACTGGGCTCTTGTTTACTGGATTGCGAGAAAGTGGTTTAAATTCAGTAAAGAATGGGCAGCACCACTTGCAAGTGGAATCTCAATATGCGGTGTCTCAGCAGCAATCGCAACAGGTGGAGCAATTAAGGCAAGACCTGTAGTGCCTATTATGGTGAGCTCTCTTGTTGTTATATTTGCAGTTGTTGAGCTTATACTCCTTCCTTTCTTTGCTCAGGCATTTTTATGGAAAGAGCCAATGGTTGCCGGTGCCTGGATGGGGCTTGCAGTAAAAACAGATGGCGCAGCTTTTGCATCAGGTGCTGTTGTTGATGCACTTGTAATAGCAAAGGCTGAAACAGCAGCTGGAATTAAATATGAACCAGGCTGGCTACTAATGGCAGCATCAACAACTAAACTCTTTATAGACATCTTTATCAGTATCTGGGCATTTATTCTTGCCTATATATGGTGTGCAAAGATTGAGTGCAAACCAGGTGAAAAAGTTAGCGGTGGAGAAATATGGAGAAGATTTCCAAAGTTTGTAATTGCCTATGCAGTAACATTTATAGTTATTCTTCTTATTTCAATGCAGCATGCACCGAAAATTGCACCTGTAGAAGCTAATATAAAGAAAATAGACAAAGAAATCGTATCTATTGAAAAACAGCTTGCTACTGTAACTGATCCTGCCCAGCAGGCAGCTATAGCAGCGAAGATTGAAGAGAAGAAAACTCAGAAGAAAGATCTTGAAGCAAGCATTAAAGATTCAAAGAAGATTGTTGCTCAGACTTCAACTGCAACATCTGGAACTAATGCTTTGAGAGTACTATTCTTCTTGATGACATTCTTTACAATAGGAGTAATATCTGACTTCAGAAAACTCTGGGAAGAGGGTATTGGAAAACTTGCTCTGGTTTATTTAATCTGTCTGTTTGGATTCATACTCTGGATTGGACTGTTAATTTCTTATATATTCTTCCACGGAGTCAAGCCTCCGGTAATAACAGGATAA
- a CDS encoding AsmA family protein, whose product MKQKVEKAIGPNVSIKYLSVKWSKIVAYDIVIKTPAGTTFLDIKSITLTPYMLSLLKKRVEIKEILMDSSTIFLIRTKQGKWLLPEFSKKEEENSSQKEDKKSSIELAIKEFKVTNANIIIQDDLKGFNIKLYDVAVNMSNKVSLFKSDETVVTASAKFPDRGDISLKAKGNFSDEKFTGSLTLKDLNMTLLRPYIRGGYTVKRGRLSFYSNFNINKGYVKAPSILRLKDLDIKSSGFFMGVSAPLLIEFLKEKDEIVLNCKIWGKWNNLKNDIPESLQKKITQQIGRTVTSLLRSLTNPIENLIKESR is encoded by the coding sequence ATTAAACAAAAAGTTGAAAAAGCTATTGGACCTAATGTTTCTATCAAATATTTAAGTGTCAAATGGAGTAAAATTGTTGCTTATGATATTGTGATAAAAACTCCTGCCGGTACAACATTTCTTGATATAAAATCAATAACGCTAACACCATATATGCTGTCACTTTTAAAAAAACGGGTTGAAATTAAAGAAATACTGATGGATTCTTCGACGATCTTTTTGATAAGAACAAAACAGGGGAAATGGCTTTTGCCTGAATTTTCTAAAAAAGAGGAGGAAAACTCGTCTCAAAAAGAAGATAAAAAATCATCTATAGAACTTGCAATAAAAGAATTTAAGGTAACCAACGCTAATATAATAATACAGGATGACCTGAAAGGCTTTAATATTAAATTATACGATGTTGCAGTTAATATGAGTAATAAAGTCTCATTATTTAAATCAGATGAAACAGTAGTTACTGCTTCAGCAAAGTTTCCTGACCGTGGAGATATTTCACTTAAAGCTAAAGGAAATTTTTCAGATGAAAAGTTTACAGGCTCTCTAACTTTAAAGGATTTAAACATGACGTTACTCAGACCCTATATTAGGGGTGGTTATACTGTAAAAAGGGGAAGACTCAGCTTTTATTCAAACTTTAATATCAATAAAGGTTATGTAAAAGCACCCTCAATTTTAAGACTCAAAGATTTAGATATAAAGTCAAGCGGATTTTTTATGGGAGTGAGTGCTCCGCTTCTGATAGAGTTCTTAAAAGAAAAAGATGAGATAGTTTTAAATTGTAAGATATGGGGGAAATGGAATAATCTTAAAAATGATATACCAGAATCTTTACAGAAAAAGATTACACAGCAGATAGGCAGAACTGTTACCTCACTGCTCAGATCATTAACAAATCCAATTGAAAATCTAATAAAGGAATCCAGATAA
- a CDS encoding YkgJ family cysteine cluster protein has translation MLNINVIAPDELTIESKFKFRCYPGISCYKSCCKNIDIMLTPYDILRLKNRFDISSGEFLMNYTYVFIEPKSGYPFVFLNKNNDEEMTCPFLCEAGCSVYEDRPATCRYYPVGQASLKKFDLTDGITDEVYFFVKEPHCKGFQEDKEWSVAEWRKDQGVDLYDDMNRGWKELFFKKNLKADKIDEKKQKAFYTACYDIDAFKRFVFESRFMDVFDVPQERIEKMKKDEVELMNFAFDYVKFLLMIKETLKLKKS, from the coding sequence ATGTTAAACATTAATGTAATAGCTCCTGATGAGCTAACAATTGAATCAAAATTTAAATTTCGTTGTTATCCTGGTATATCCTGTTACAAAAGTTGCTGTAAAAATATTGATATAATGCTTACACCGTATGATATTCTGAGATTAAAAAACAGATTCGATATATCATCTGGTGAATTTTTAATGAATTATACATATGTTTTTATTGAACCAAAAAGCGGTTATCCATTTGTGTTTTTAAACAAGAATAATGATGAAGAAATGACCTGTCCATTTTTATGTGAAGCTGGATGCTCAGTCTATGAAGACAGACCTGCAACGTGCAGATACTATCCAGTTGGACAGGCATCTCTTAAAAAATTTGATTTAACAGATGGGATAACTGACGAAGTTTACTTTTTTGTCAAAGAACCTCACTGCAAAGGCTTTCAAGAAGACAAAGAGTGGAGTGTAGCTGAATGGAGAAAAGATCAGGGTGTTGACCTCTATGATGATATGAACAGAGGATGGAAAGAGCTTTTCTTTAAGAAAAATCTGAAAGCTGATAAGATTGATGAAAAAAAACAGAAAGCTTTTTATACAGCATGCTATGACATTGATGCTTTCAAAAGATTTGTATTTGAGAGTAGATTTATGGATGTTTTTGATGTTCCTCAGGAACGAATTGAAAAAATGAAAAAAGACGAAGTAGAGCTTATGAATTTTGCATTTGATTATGTGAAATTTCTTCTTATGATTAAAGAAACATTGAAGCTTAAAAAAAGTTAG
- a CDS encoding secondary thiamine-phosphate synthase enzyme YjbQ — MKTLTVKTSLREEFIDITDEVENVVKNSGVKSGVCYLYVPHTTAGITINEGADISVKKDIINALKKIAPYGAEYLHMEGNADSHIKTTLVGSSVSVFIEEEKLILGQWQSIFFCEFDGPRARKIYLKIIKEEA; from the coding sequence ATGAAGACATTAACAGTTAAAACTTCATTAAGAGAGGAATTCATTGATATTACCGATGAAGTTGAGAATGTTGTTAAAAATTCTGGGGTTAAAAGTGGTGTCTGTTATCTCTATGTTCCTCATACAACAGCCGGAATAACAATAAACGAAGGAGCTGATATTTCCGTAAAAAAGGATATTATAAATGCTTTAAAAAAGATTGCACCATACGGAGCTGAATATCTACACATGGAAGGAAATGCGGATAGTCATATTAAAACAACTCTTGTTGGATCCTCTGTGAGTGTTTTTATTGAAGAAGAAAAACTTATTTTAGGACAATGGCAGAGCATATTTTTCTGTGAGTTTGATGGACCAAGAGCAAGAAAAATATATCTCAAAATAATTAAAGAGGAGGCTTAA